The nucleotide window AGGATACAATAAATTCATATAGATTGGGGGACATACAATGATCGCTATCACACACGGCAAACTGCTGACCATCACCAATGGAACGATTGAAGACGGAACGCTGCTTATCGACAACGGCAAGATCACAGCGATTGGAACCGACATTTCCATTCCCGAAGGAGCTGAGGTCATCGACGCTTCCGGGAAATGGGTGACGCCGGGACTGATCGACGCTCACACGCACATCTCTACGTTCAATGAACCGCATTGGATGCCGCATATCGGCGACGGCAATGAAATCACAGCACCGGTCACGGCTCAGATCCGCGGGATTGACGCGCTGAATCCATTTGACATGGCAATTAGTGCAGCCCGCTCAGCGGGGTTTACGACCTGCTACACCGGCCCGGGCAGTGCCAATGTTATCGGCGGCACGGGTTTAAGCTTCAAGCTGAAAAACGCCGCGACCGTTCAGGAAATCGCGATTGAAGGCTCAGAAATGATGAAAATGGCGCTGGGGGAAAATCCGAAGCGCTGTTATGGTTCGGAAAAGAAAATGCCGATGACCCGCATGGGTACCGGCGCGGTTCTGCGCAAAGCGTTATTCGAGGCAAAGCAGTACAGCGACGATCTGGCAAAAGGCAAGGATATCAAGCGCGACTTTGATCTGGAAGCCCTCGTTCCGGTTGTCCGCGGTGAAATGCGCTGCCGGATTCACTGCCATCGGGCTGACGATATCGTCACGGCGATCCGCATCGCTGAGGAATTCCAGCTGGATTACACGATTGAACACTGCACTGAAGGCTATAAGATCCTGGACTTTTTGAAAGCAAAAAAAGCCAAGGTTGTCATCGGTCCGCTGCTGATGGGTCCGCAGAAATTTGAGATCTGGGGCTGCCGTCAGGATACGCCGGCGGTCTTTGAAAAGGCCGGCATCGAAGACTTCTGTCTGATGGCCGATGATTCTTCCGCAACCAAATGGCTGCCGGTACACGTCGGCATCGCGATGCGCCAGGGCCTCAGCTTTGAACAGGCGCTGAAATGCGTAACGATCAATCCGGCACGCTTATTGCAGCTGGAAGATCGGGTCGGTTCCCTGGAAGTCGGCAAAGACGCGGATATCGCGATCTTTAACGGCATGCCATTCTCCAACCTGACCTTATGCGAGCAGGTCATCATTGACGGTAAGCGGGAATTCACCCGTCAGCAGGGGGATTTATGATTGCAATCGTACATGGAAAATTATTCACTGTCACGCAGGGTGTCATCGAAGACGGCACGATCCTGATTGACGGAAGCCGGATCACAGCGATCGGCAAAGATATTGAAATTCCTTCTCAGGCTCAGATTCTTGACGCCTGCGGCAAATGGGTCACTCCGGGTTTGATCGACGCCCACAGCCATCTGTCCGGCTTAAATGAACCGGCCTGGATGCCTTCGACCATGGATGCCAATGAAATTACCAATCCGGTAACCGCCCAGGTGCGGATGCTGGATGCCTTCAATCCATTTGATGAAGCGATTCCCAAGGTCAGAAACGCCGGGTTTACAACCTGCTGTACACTGCCGGGCAGCGCTAATGTCATCGGCGGCATCGGCTTCTCGTTTAAGCTGAAAAAGGCCGCGACGGTTCAGGACATGATGATTCCGGGAACGGAGGTCATGAAAATGGCGCTGGGTGAAAATCCAAAGCGCTGTTATGGGCCGGATAAAAAAATGCCGATGACCCGCATGGGTACCGGCGCTGTTTTACGCGAAACCTTATTTCAGGCCAAGGTGTATTCCGATAAACTGAAGAAAGCGGAAACCGATCCGTCGGTTCAGGTTGAACCGGATTTCCGCCTGGATCCGCTGGTTCCGGTTGTCCGCGGAGAACGCCGCTGCCGGATTCACTGCCATCAGGCTGACGATATCGTCACCGCGATCCGGATCGCTGAAGAATTCAATCTGTGCTATGCGATTGAGCATTGCACAGAAGGCTATAAAATTAAAGAATTCTTGAAAGAAAAGAACATCACGGCGGTGGTCGGACCGTTGAAAATGGGACCGATGAAATTTGAAATCTGGGGCTGCCGTCAGGATACCCCGGCGGTTTTTGAAGAAGCCGGAATCAATTTCTGTCTGACCGCGGACGGCGCTTCGGATACAGTCTGGCTGCCGACGGATATCGGAATTGCGATGCGCTATGGATTAAGCTTTGAAACAGCACTGGAATCGGTTACCCTTCGCCCAGCCCGGCTCTTAGGCCTTGAAGACCGCATCGGTTCACTGGAAGTCGGAAAAGACGCGGATATCGCCATTTTTGACGGTATGCCGTTTGAAAATCTGACGTCGTGTCTGGCAACGATCATCGAGGGTAAGATCGAGCACTGCGCGCTCTGACCGTTAAACTTCTGTCAACGAAATCAAGCTGCACCACGCTGGGATTTTCCCTGTGATGCAGCTCTTTTTTTGCCTTCTATCTTGATTATTTTATGGTCATTGGAGCCGATCTAATGCGATTGTAAAGGTCTGGACGCCGGCCGCGCCGACAGCGATTTCATAAATTAAATTCTTTCGTTTTTAGTAGGCGGAAACCCACTGTCTTTAGACGAAGGGAGGAGCCTTGTAAATTGTTAACTATTAACCTTGGCTCTCGATATATTTTTGTCTCGTAGCTGATGATACTTCTGCAATGCTACAAGCAAAATAGCCGTCAGACCAAAATTTGCGTTTCTTCCAATCGTGTTTAGATAGAAAATTATAATATTGAGTCCAAAGATAATGAGTTGTTTTCTGTTTAATAATTTTTACAATATCACATACTCTATCTGTTGTATCGTAGCTGACTAGAAAATGTATAGGGTCTTTGTCTGTTTCCATAGCGATTATTTCCCAATTCTATGCCTTGCCTAGTTCTTTGTTTTGTATCGTCCGCAATATGGCCTTGAAGTAATTATTTGCGATATTTTGTCACGAGTACAATACGTACTTTTAGACTATATTTACGTCTGTTATGACAATTATACGCTTATCCATAATCCACCTCAAAATATTGATTTTCACGGATAAATGCTCTATAATTAACTCAGTGGAATATCAATGAAAGGAGGACACGGATGCCACAAATTACAGTTACAGCTAAAATACAGATAGCTCCAAGTGATGATGATAAAGTACTGCTTACTTCTACCATGTCCGCTTATACAGATGCTTGTAATTATGTTTCAAACTATGTATTCCAAACACACAACTTAAAGCAGTTTGCCCTTAATAAGGTACTGTATTCTGACTTACGAGATCGATTTGGCTTAAAATCTCAAATGGCTCAGTCTGTTTTAAAGACTGTTATTGCGAGATATAAAACCATTCTTGAAAATCAGAATGAGTGGATGAAACCTAATTTTAAAAAGCCACAATATGACCTTGTTTGGAATCGAGATTATTCTCTTACGCATGACTGCTTTTCAGTCAATACATTGAATGGACGTGTTAAGTTACCTTATTTTGCTCAAGGTATGTCTCAATATTTTGACCATAGTATTTATAATTTTGGCACAGCCAAACTTGTAAATAAGCATGGTAAATATTTTTTACACATCCCCGTTACTTACGAAGTAGAAGAATGTTCTAATGACGAAATTTGCAATATTGTTGGCATCGACAGAGGGATTAACTTTGTTGTTGCTACTTACGATAGTCAACACAAATCAGGTTTTGTTAGTGGCAAAACGATTAAACAAAAAAGAGCACAATATTCTAAACTTCGCAAAGAATTACAAAAGCGTCAGACACCCTCAGCCAGACGAAGATTGAAGGCTATGGGCTCACGAGAAAACCGTTGGATGCAAGATCTTAACCATCAAGTATCAAAGGCACTCGTGGAATCTAACCCAAAGCATACACTCTTTGTTTTAGAAGATTTAAGCGGTGTGCGTTCTGTCACAGAACGAGTGCGTACAAAGAACCGTTATGTATCTGTATCCTGGTCGTTCTACGATTTAGAACAAAAACTTATTTACAAAGCAAAACAAAATCAGTCTCTTGTGCTCAAAGTAGACCCTCGTTATACAAGTCAGTGTTGTCCGGTATGTGGACATATTGAAAAGTCGAATCGTAACAAGAAAATCCATTTGTTTACTTGCAAGAACTGTAGTTATCAATCCAATGATGACCGTATTGGAGCTATGAATCTATATCGTATGGGAATCCACTATCTTGCCGATAGTCAAGTACCTAATAGAGTTACAGCAGAGTAAATCTTTGTTGTAAAGGGTGCTGTCAACCACCCTATGATGTAACGCCACTTTAGATATCAATATCTATTGGGGTTTAAAGGTCGGAGGCGTAAGCTGTTACTACGACTGGGCAGTTGCAAGCCCACTCCCTTTAGGTGGTGGGTAGTTGACATTTTTCAAACTCGATGATCAAATTCCCGTTATGATCAAGATGAAACAGACGTTCAGGACCGATTAAAGAGATCCGATCCAGGTCGTCGTTGTATACAGCCTGTTCTGCCTCCGGCTTGGCTTGAATTTGGCGTTTTATTTCCTGGGCAATCCGCTGTTGGTAATCCGTTCCGGCCAAGTCTATCAGCGTCAAGGTACGGCCGGTTCCGGCTTCCACATTGTAACAATCAACCGTCTGACTGGACTGAGCCCGGACATAGGTGGAAAGAATCGCAAACGACAGATATTGATCGTTATTGCAGTATAACTGATAATCAATTGAAATCCGGGCCGGAATATAATCCGCTTCGTCTCCCCCAGTTTGAATTCAGGCCTTTTTCACTTGTTTTATAACGGAGTCGGAAATCTGTCATTTTCTCTTCAATTTGTTCATCGCTGTTTATTTTACCATTTTTATGATGACCCAGACAGTCAACTTCTCCTCCGATTGGCTGTTTTTCATCGGATAAGAATGAACATCGTTAACCTACGCAACCGGCTAAGGGGATAGTTTAAGACATGCTAAAAAGAAATAGTAAGATTATGCCGTTCACCGCATCATTTCACCGTTTCTCTTTTTGCCTATTACGATTTACTTAAATTCGAATAAGAGCCCAGCAAAGATCCTATAAAATCCCTTTTTCACTTCCTGCCTTTATTCAGGGGCAGGCGATTTTCTGCTTGTTTCAGCAGCCTTAACATAACCAGAGCGCAGAGCATCAGCCCAAGCATTCCGATCAAACCGGTAGGATTGGGGCCCAGCAGCGTATTTTCCAGACTGACGGAAAGGAAGACCGGGACTTCTCCGATCAGATTAACTACCCCATGAATGACCGCGGCATACATGCAATTTCCGCTGATGAGGGTGACATAGCAGCAAAGGATCCCCAGCGTCATGCACACCAGCATCATCATGACCATATTGCTAGACGGCGCCAGCGGATTATTCAGACTGTAATTAAAGCCGAAATAGATTAAAGGCAGATGCGCTGCACCCCAAAGAAAACTGTTGAGAAGCACAGCTTTACGAATACCGTAACGCTGGATCTGCTTTGGCAGAAGATACCCGCGCCAGCCTAGCTCCTCGCCCAGTTCCAGCAGCTGCAGCGGAAAGCAGACCGCAGCCAAAGCCACTGTGACCAGCCAAAATGCCGAAAGGGAACGAATCGGGGCTTCGCCTTCGATTCCCAACAGGGGTCCATATCGGAAGATTCCGCTGTAAGTCTGCGGAAAAAGGGCAAAATAAACAACCGCGCCGATCACGATCAGAATTCCCGGAATAACAGCACAGAACAACCACAATCCAGGCCGTTTCCAAAGCTTCAAAGACAACGGCCACGGACTTTGATCCTGTGTGATCTTCCTTGTCACTAAGGCCGCCAGAACCGGAAACGCGGTAAATCCTTTCTGCAGTCCTTCATAAATCAATATTCGTGCCTCCCCCTGCCTCAGCCAAGCTGCAAAGCCCAACCCAAAGCAAACACCTAAAACGCAAAGCAGGTACAGAACATCCGGTCTAAGAAACCACTTCGTCTTCTTCGTCCCGGTCTTCATTGGGTTCGCCTCGTTTCCCGTTCCTGCAGCAAGCGCAGCTCTGCCGTCAGCTCGTTTGCGGCTCGCCTGGCAATCAGATAGTCAATCCCCTGCACGATGACACAGATGACTGCCGCACTCAGCATAATCACCGCCGCCATGGACCTTTCCAGAGAAGGCTCAAAAGCATAGGAAACAAGCACAACGACAACCTCAATCAATCCAAACTGAATGACTTTCCGCCCTGCCATCGCCCTTACGCTCAGCTCATGTTTCGAATAAGTTACAAACGAAACAAGAACACAGAAAAAGGCGTAGACAAAGGGAACAAATAAAATCATCGGACCAAGTTTAACCGTGGGCTGTAAGAGCCAGCCAAGAAGACCGATCACCAGCGTAATTCCTGCCTGAATCAATAGGAAATCAAGCAGCCGGGCTTTTAGAAATTCTTTAAATTCCATGTCAGTTCCTCCTTAATCTGCCGCTTTACCTGCCGAACATAGCGGCGGGAAATAATGACCTCTTCGCCATTTTTCATCCGTGCGCAGTAACGGCCATTGATCGCCGGACGAATCGATTCCACCTTCATCAGCGAGATCAGAAACGCTTTGGAACACCGGACAAATTTCTCACTGCGCAGCTGTTCTTCCAGTTTATACAACCGTGTCCGCAGTTCAAAGACGCCAGTTTCGGTATACGCAAAGGTCTTTTCACCCACGGCCTCAATATACAAAATCTCATCGTAGTAAACTGGACGCTGCGTGCTTCCGGTCATGCCGATCAGTGATTTTTCCTTGGATAAGCAGTAATTTCTGATATCTTCAAATTCCGGCGTGAATGCAACGCATTCCAGCACCACCTGTTCTTCCTGACGTGAAGTCACATTTCGAATCACAACACGCATAGAACCTCCCCTTTCATTCTTCTTTATTCTTTCATAGTCTGCCTGGCTTTTCTACACGCGAAACGATAAGATGCATAAAAACTGGATGAGGTGCATTTTGTGCTTTTCATCAACCGCGGTTCAAGGATGGGGTAAACCAAAAGATTCGGATTCTTTCTTGATTCGTTCTCTGCAGTGAAAATAAAACGTTGGAATATCCTAATACTGCTTGACACCTTATACTATGTAATATATAGTATAATGCGTAAGGGGGTAATTATGGATAGTCAACTGAAAAAAGGCTTATTGGAAATCTGTGTACTGGCCGCCCTGGCCAAGCAGGATTCTTATGGTTATCAAATCATCAAAGACGTATCCCAGGTGATCGAGATCTCAGAATCAACGTTGTACCCAATTCTGAAGCGGCTGGAAACCAGTCATGATCTGGAGACCTATTCTGTTGAACATAACAGCCGGCTGCGTAAATATTATCGGCTGACTGACAGCGGCCGCCGGCATATCACTGATTTTCTGGATGACTGGAAAGCGGTGGTGGCCGTGATCGATTTTATTAAAGGAGAAGTTCACTATGACTGAAAAAGAATATCTTGACGCGTTAAACAAAGCGCTGAAATGGCTGCCTAAATCAGAAAAAGACCTCTGTTTCGATTATGCCCGGGAAATGATTGAGGATCGGATTGAAAACGGGCTGTCTGAAAGTGAAGCTGTAGCGCAGCTTGAAACACCGCAGCAGCTGGCTAAAGCGTTTCTTGAGGACCGCGGCAGTCTGAAATTTAAGTTTTCTCTGCCGTTAAACAATGTCAGTACGCTCATTCTGTTAATCTTGGGCTTTCCGTTATGGGGAACTTTGCTTCTTGCGGGTTTAATGATTTTGTTAGCCGGATTCTTGATTGCCGGATGTGTTCCGTTTGTCTGCGTCGTCATGACAGTCAGCCTGTTGTTTGTCGCGCTGGTCAGCATCAGCGCCAGTCCGCTGGTCATGGCCAGCGTCTCGCTTGGCGTCGGAATCCTTCAGTGCGGAATCGGCGTCATCGCCTTAGGCGGTCTGCTTTTAACAGCCCTGGGTGCTTCCGTTACCATTCCGCTGTTTAAGACTTTGGTCATCAACACCACGCAGTTTCTGCGGTCCCTATTTTTTCAGGAGGTAAAGAAATGGTAATTCGTAATTTCAGAAAAAAAGCCCTGGCCCTCGGGCTGGCTCTGGTTTTAAGTGGCTCCCTTCTGGTCGGCGCCGGATTGGCTGCGGGCGGATCTCAAGCATTAAACGCCGGTTCTTCCAAGCCCTGGTATCAAACGATCTGGATTGAAGACGGACAGGTTGTGATCAGTCTTGACTGCTTTGGCGGTTCCTTGTTTCACATCAGCTTTTAATTCATAAAGGAGTATTCGTCATGAATTTATCGCATTCTTCCGGCACAAAAAAACAGCTCGGTCTTTTTGCCGGACTGACTCTGATCTTTCTGATTTTCTTTACAATTTTATACGCCGCTCAGCGGGATGACCGGCTGCTTTCTTTGTTGATGCTGACCCCGGCGCTCAGTGTTCTGATCGTTAACCGGCTGACCCACGATCATCGCTCTTTGTTTTTGAAGCCGCAGCTGAAGCGCAATGCTTTCACTTACGGCCTCAGCTGGTTTCTGCCGCCCGTTTTGGCCTTTCTTGGTGCAGGTCTTTCCTTTCTTTTCTTTCCCGCTCATTTTCAGCCGCTAGCATCCAGCTTTGCGGTCAAAAATGGCATTACTGACCTGTCGGCACTGGGATCGCAGCTGATTCCGATGGTTCTGCTTGCGATGCTTGTCAATCCCTTCGGCGGTCTGCTTCCAGCCCTGGGGGAAGAATTAGCCTGGCGGGGCTGGCTGCTTCCCCGCCTGCAGGAATTTCTGGGAGTGAGAAGAGCGGTTCTTGCGACGAGTTTGATCTGGGGATTGTGGCATGCCCCTATCATCCTGTTAGGTTATAATTACGGACCCGACCATCCGCTGCTCGGCGTGCTGATGCAGTTGTGGTTATGCTTGATACAGGGTGTGATTCTGGCATGGCTGCAGCTGAAAAGCCAATCGGTGTGGACCTGTGCCTTATGGCATGCTTCCCTCAACGGCATTGACCTCTACACTGCCTCTGCGCTGCTGACTGCCGGAACTCTCAGCCCTCTGATCGGGCCGGATCTGACCGGACTGATCGGTGGATTGGGCTTTGCCGCAGCCGCTGTCTTCTGTTGGAAACAACTGAAATTGACGCCGGATTGCCCTGCCATTTCAATTCCTTCCCACTTTGAACGATGAAAGCAATGCATAAACAGCGTTTTGTATGAATTAACCCAAAAATCCCGCCTGTTTTCAGACGGGACAGCTTAACATAACACATCATTTTTATCTGATGCTGAGAAAATCTCTGCCCTCTGTTTTATTCAGGGGGCATTTTTATTTTATCGGCATCGTTTGTTTCTTCCACTTCAGCCAGTCTTTATCCAGCACAGTACAGCGCGGCCGGGTCATGATGGTTTCACAGGGAAAAATCCGGCATTCTCCGCATGCCGTTAATCCCTGACGAAGTACGCAGTCCCGGGTAAAACAATCCCCTGTCCGATGGGCTTTCAAACATCCCGGGCAGATTCCTTGAATCAAGGTTGGACAGCTGCCGCAGTAATAGCCGCATTTACCTAATAATTGTTCATCCATTATTTTCTCCCTCTTTCAATTTAGCTGTTTATAGCCGCTTGCAGTAGAAGTCATGGCATTAATCTTGTGGTTCTATCGGCTTGAACTGTAAACGATATTGGATCGGCGTCTTCCCGCAATACTTTTTAAAAATTTCCGTAAAGTAGCGTACGCTGTTGAAACCGACCTCACGGCTGATTTGGTTTATCGTCATTGTTGTTTTTTCCAAATCTCTGCAGGCTTTTTCTATTCGCAGGCCCGAGATAAAATCGGGTAAAGAACGGCCGGTCTGACGATTGAATTCACTGCTGAGATGGCTGACATTCGTATTGGTGTATTCCGCGACCAATTTTAATGAAATATCCTTCATATAATTCTCATGGATAAATCCCAGCGCTAACAGGACTTCCGCTGTATACCAAGGGCTGCACTCTCTGTCTTGATAAAGCCGACGAATTTGATTCTCTAAATGATTTTGATATTCACTCAGCGAGAAAAAATCCTGTGGTGTAAAATCAAGGTCCAGCTGCACACCGTATACCTTAACAAACAAGCTCAGGATAGCCATGACAAAGGTATGCGCGGCCATGCAGCAGTTCATATCCAGCGAATTACGAATCAAATAATCGAAGACATAATTCACCTGTTCTAAAACAGCTGACAGATTACCGGTACATAGCTCGTTGCGCAGCCGCCGGCAGTTCTCATAGATTGCAAGAATACCCGGATCAATTCGTTGTTTCAATACTTCTTCTGTGATCACCAGGCAGTTTAATTCAAAAAAATGCAGATCATTCAGCTGACGAGCTTTTAAATAAGCCCAATGCATACCTTCATACCCCTGGTAGGCTCCCGTCAGCGAAGTGGCAACAAAGCGCTGATTTTCCGTTGAATAAGGAGGACGCTGCAGAAAATAACGATGAATTTCTTCTCCAATCTGTACTGCACTTTTCTGACAATCCACATCTTTACTAAACAGCACAGCCAGCTGTTTGGAATTATCAACTTTAATCAGAAAACAATTTCCCCGGCAATGATTTTTATCCAGCAGTTTTTCAATTTCCCTATAAATCGCGTGTGTGGCTTCCACTTGCTGCTGAAAGATCTTAGAATCAACGATCAGATTATATTTCTTGTCAATCCCAGTAATACAGAAATAATATTCCTTTAAATCAAACCGCAGCGGAATTTGATTGTTTTTAACAAAACTTTCAATCAACAATTCTTTATCATCCCACAAGCAATAATTGATCAGCATATTATTTCGGACAAAATCCGTTGATGCTTTTTCCAATAATTTTTTCTCTTCCATGATTTAATCGTACCATGAATTTCCAAAATGCAGAAGGGACAACTGTAATTTTTGCAAAAGCAAAGTTTTTCGCAGATCATGATCATTTTTTATCATGATAAAATGTTGACATCAAGGGAGGAAAATGAAATGAAAAAGCTGTTAGCACTTGCAACGGCAGCCTTTTGCGTTATTAGCTTAGGCGCCTGTGCGACCAACAACGGTGGTACATCAACACCAAATACCAACGGCGGGTATACGTTTGCGGATACGATTCAATGGGACGCAGAATATGACGTCGTCGTCGCCGGCTTCGGTGCGTCCGGAGCCGTCACTGCCAAGACGGCTGCTGAGAATGGAGCATCAGTCCTGATCGTCGAAAAATGCAGTGAAGGGGAAGCTGGGGGCAACTCGAAGGTAGCCGGTCAGCTGTTTGCCTATGGCAACGGCAATGTTGAAGAAACAAAGAAGTATTATCAGGCTTTGGCGGGGGATACGGAAGTTCCGGAAGCTATGCTGGACACCATCGTCAACGGGGTTGCCCATATGGCAGAAACCTTAGTTAACGACTTCGGTTTAAACAAAGAGGATTTTGTTGATTGGACAGGCTATCCAGTCATCGGCGTTATGTCTCCGGAATATCCTGAATTTGAAGGTTCAGATTCTGTCGGATTGTGGACAACCCACATGGGAACGAGTGATTCTCACTTATATCAGATTCTGAAAGAACAAGTTATCAAAAACTCCGATAAAATTGACGTCTGGTTTGAAACACCCGCAACCGAACTGATTCAGGATCCAATGTCGGGTGCAGTCATCGGAATTAAAGCAACACGCGGCAATCAAGTAAGTAATATCCGTGCACTCAACGGTGTTGTCTTATGTACTGGTGGTTTTGAGGACAACCAGGAAATGGTTCAAGACTATATTGGTCTGACTGACTACGCTCCAATCGGCGGCTTATACAACACCGGTGATGGAATCAAGATGGCGCAGGCTGTCGGGGCTGATCTGTGGCATATGCATGTCTATGAAGGCGGCTTCGGTTTGGGCGGCGTTTCCTTCTATGTTGAAGAGGGTCAGCGCGCGTCTCAGATTCAGGTTTTAAGTCAGGGACCGCTGAACACTGGAGCCTTGGTTCTGTTAGGCATGGATGGAGATCGGTTCGTCAACGAATCTGTGCCTGTCCGTCATGGTCATATGTATATGAATGGTACCTGGCATAATCCAATTTACCCGGATAAAATGTGGACTGTTTATGATCAGACACAGGCCGATCTGATTAGCGAAGCCCAAGCGATTCCTGAAGCTTTCCGTTCCCAGGTTGTTGAAGCCTCTTCCTTGGAAGAACTGGCTGAAAAGACAGGCATGAAGCTGGATCAGCTCAAGGCTACCATAACGAACTTTAACGATTATGCAAAACAGGGTACAGATGAACAATATCATCGTGAAGCAGAAACGATGCGTCCATTTGATGGAACAAAGTATTATGCATTCCCAGTTAAAGCCGAAATCCTAAATACACAGGGTGGTCCAAAGCGAAATGAGAACGCTGAAATCCTGCATGTCAACGGTAATCCAATTCCGCATTTGTACTCTGCAGGTGAAATGGGGGGTATTACTTCTGAGCATTATCAGGGTGGAACAAATCTGGCTGAATGCATTATCTTCGGACAGATTGCCGGTAAAAACGCGGCTGCGGCGAAGGAAGCCTTGCCAGAATACACGCTGGCCCCTCAAGTAGAATCTACCCCGACAAAATTAGGTGAAGTCACT belongs to Holdemania massiliensis and includes:
- a CDS encoding FAD-dependent oxidoreductase → MKKLLALATAAFCVISLGACATNNGGTSTPNTNGGYTFADTIQWDAEYDVVVAGFGASGAVTAKTAAENGASVLIVEKCSEGEAGGNSKVAGQLFAYGNGNVEETKKYYQALAGDTEVPEAMLDTIVNGVAHMAETLVNDFGLNKEDFVDWTGYPVIGVMSPEYPEFEGSDSVGLWTTHMGTSDSHLYQILKEQVIKNSDKIDVWFETPATELIQDPMSGAVIGIKATRGNQVSNIRALNGVVLCTGGFEDNQEMVQDYIGLTDYAPIGGLYNTGDGIKMAQAVGADLWHMHVYEGGFGLGGVSFYVEEGQRASQIQVLSQGPLNTGALVLLGMDGDRFVNESVPVRHGHMYMNGTWHNPIYPDKMWTVYDQTQADLISEAQAIPEAFRSQVVEASSLEELAEKTGMKLDQLKATITNFNDYAKQGTDEQYHREAETMRPFDGTKYYAFPVKAEILNTQGGPKRNENAEILHVNGNPIPHLYSAGEMGGITSEHYQGGTNLAECIIFGQIAGKNAAAAKEALPEYTLAPQVESTPTKLGEVTDLNKETNYETAANEYIGEGTGMGGKLVVKVTMDGDKIANVEILEHSESETISDPAIEQLPKAIMEANGTEVDTISGATVTSKAIIEAVNQALAQVK